A window of Psychroflexus sp. ALD_RP9 contains these coding sequences:
- a CDS encoding phosphatidate cytidylyltransferase, translating to MNELIKRSITGILYISIIVSTAFLSHYALIAFFSIMGLICLKELQELLQFKNYLSYVVLISLLLIFNFTSFNFAIVLALMAMTLTIKFYLLKDLYTIKTITLFTSKKHLITLFYLVPSFVFLTLIPVFDGQYIPEILIGMFILIWCNDSFAYLVGKSIGKHKLFERISPKKTIEGFIGGLVFSLIASILIHKYVPQLNLFSWLFIALIISIFGTLGDLVQSKFKRRASVKDSGKIMPGHGGIFDRMDSMLFSSTFVYLFLIIVDYVS from the coding sequence ATGAATGAGCTTATTAAGCGTTCCATAACAGGAATCCTATATATTTCAATAATAGTATCTACAGCCTTTTTGAGTCATTATGCTTTAATTGCATTTTTTAGTATAATGGGCTTAATTTGTTTGAAAGAGTTACAAGAATTACTTCAATTTAAGAATTATCTTTCCTATGTTGTTTTAATTTCATTATTGCTGATATTTAATTTTACTAGCTTTAATTTTGCTATAGTTTTAGCCCTAATGGCTATGACTCTTACTATTAAATTTTATCTTCTCAAAGATTTATACACCATTAAAACAATTACATTATTCACCAGTAAAAAACATTTAATTACTTTATTTTACCTGGTACCTTCATTTGTTTTTTTAACCTTGATACCTGTTTTTGATGGACAATATATCCCTGAAATTTTGATTGGAATGTTCATTTTAATTTGGTGTAACGATTCATTTGCTTACTTAGTTGGCAAAAGTATTGGCAAGCATAAGCTTTTTGAACGAATTTCTCCTAAAAAAACAATTGAGGGTTTCATTGGAGGTTTAGTTTTCTCACTAATTGCATCAATTTTAATTCACAAGTATGTACCTCAATTAAATTTATTTAGTTGGCTATTTATAGCCCTAATTATCAGTATTTTTGGTACTTTGGGAGATCTTGTGCAATCAAAATTTAAAAGACGTGCATCTGTAAAAGACAGTGGAAAGATTATGCCTGGTCATGGAGGAATTTTTGATAGAATGGATAGTATGCTTTTTTCTAGTACATTTGTCTATCTATTTTTAATTATTGTAGACTATGTTTCATAA
- a CDS encoding biotin--[acetyl-CoA-carboxylase] ligase, with amino-acid sequence MKIIKINATSSTNEFMRQFTLQTELNEVYCVKANTQTNGRGQMGTSWQSESGKNLIVSYLLPNLKICPDHSFIISMLSSLAIIKTLKHFNLPHLKIKWPNDILSGRKKICGILIENNFKQNHINSSIIGVGLNVNQIDFSELPKASSLQLILGQKISIDTVFRSLNLEIEKVYQSLLHQEFEGVKQDYYAKLLGFNKVQSFHFPDQSISVGIIKSVSDQGFLKVEFENETSEFELKQIKQLY; translated from the coding sequence ATGAAAATAATCAAAATTAATGCCACTAGTTCTACCAATGAATTTATGCGCCAATTTACACTTCAAACCGAACTAAATGAAGTATACTGCGTTAAAGCAAACACACAAACAAATGGCCGTGGGCAAATGGGCACTTCTTGGCAAAGCGAAAGCGGCAAAAACCTCATAGTAAGTTATTTATTGCCTAATTTAAAGATTTGTCCTGACCATAGTTTTATTATAAGTATGCTAAGTTCTTTGGCAATTATTAAAACTTTAAAGCATTTTAATTTACCCCACTTAAAAATTAAGTGGCCAAACGACATCTTGTCAGGAAGAAAAAAAATATGTGGTATTTTGATAGAAAATAATTTCAAACAAAACCATATTAACTCTAGTATTATTGGGGTTGGACTTAATGTGAATCAAATTGATTTTTCTGAACTTCCAAAAGCGAGCTCTTTACAACTTATATTAGGACAAAAAATATCTATAGATACTGTCTTTAGGTCTTTAAATCTTGAAATAGAAAAAGTTTATCAAAGCTTACTTCATCAAGAATTTGAGGGTGTTAAACAAGACTATTACGCGAAACTTTTAGGTTTTAATAAAGTACAAAGCTTTCATTTTCCAGACCAATCTATTTCAGTAGGGATTATAAAATCTGTTTCTGATCAGGGCTTTCTAAAAGTTGAGTTTGAAAATGAAACTTCAGAATTTGAACTTAAGCAAATTAAACAACTATACTAA
- the rsfS gene encoding ribosome silencing factor — MNTINNDLLITNIIKGIEDVKGDNVKLIDLREIENTVCDFFVVCSGNSNTQVDAIESSIRKQVSKAMKDKPWHVEGQENSKWVLMDYVNVVVHIFQKETRQYYDIEGLWGDAKITEIETNY, encoded by the coding sequence TTGAATACAATCAACAATGATTTATTAATAACAAACATTATCAAGGGCATAGAAGATGTTAAAGGCGATAATGTTAAACTCATTGATTTACGCGAAATAGAGAATACAGTTTGTGATTTTTTTGTTGTTTGCTCAGGTAACTCAAATACACAAGTTGATGCTATAGAGAGCTCAATTAGAAAGCAAGTTAGTAAAGCCATGAAAGATAAGCCTTGGCATGTAGAAGGTCAAGAAAATTCAAAATGGGTATTGATGGATTATGTAAATGTAGTTGTTCATATCTTTCAAAAAGAAACAAGACAATATTACGATATTGAAGGCCTTTGGGGAGACGCAAAAATTACTGAAATTGAAACAAATTATTAA
- the ftsH gene encoding ATP-dependent zinc metalloprotease FtsH, with translation MAKQTNKTPNSSKKPNKPNKPKFNSYWIYIGIILIFLGVQFFGSSGFSDIAKTSPAEFEDYLKSGDVEKLVIVKNAGVAEVYLTPEAKEKSIHKKAVGESVFPGQQNPNYTFEFGDLSNFETNVKETIDENNLNTRLTFESRSDFWGNMLVSLLPFILIIGIWIFIMRRMSGGAGGGAGGQIFNIGKSKAKLFDEKKDIKTSFKDVAGLEGAKEEVQEIVDFLKHPDKYTNLGGKIPKGALLVGPPGTGKTLLAKAVAGEAGVPFFSLSGSDFVEMFVGVGASRVRDLFKQAKDKSPAIIFIDEIDAIGRSRGKSNFSGSNDERENTLNQLLTEMDGFGTNTNVIVLAATNRADVLDKALMRAGRFDRQIYVDLPDLRERKEIFDVHLKPLKKLDNELDTDFLAKQTPGFSGADIANVCNEAALVAARKGNKSVGKQDFLDAVDRIIGGLEKKNKIMTLDEKKAIAYHEAGHATVSWMLEHAAPLVKVTIVPRGQSLGAAWYLPEERLIVRTEQMLDEMCATMGGRAAEKVIFNKISTGALSDLEKVTKQAKAMVTIYGLNDKVGNLTYYDSSGQSEYNFTKPYSDKTSELIDEEISNIIETQYQRAIQILNENKDKLIELAEILLDKEVIFKDDLEKIFGERPFKKPEMVKNGKQTAPEIKEDLSKSEGDDNSKSDDSKNENSDMEVEKNNSVTKDSNQEESTNKK, from the coding sequence ATGGCAAAACAAACAAATAAGACACCCAACTCATCTAAAAAACCTAACAAGCCGAACAAGCCTAAATTTAATTCATATTGGATATATATCGGTATTATACTTATCTTTTTAGGCGTTCAGTTTTTTGGAAGTTCAGGTTTTTCGGATATAGCTAAAACTAGTCCAGCTGAGTTTGAAGATTATCTGAAATCTGGTGATGTAGAAAAATTAGTTATTGTTAAAAATGCAGGAGTAGCTGAAGTTTATTTAACTCCAGAAGCCAAAGAAAAATCAATACATAAAAAAGCAGTTGGAGAAAGTGTTTTTCCTGGACAGCAAAATCCTAATTATACTTTTGAGTTTGGCGACCTGTCTAATTTTGAAACCAATGTTAAAGAAACTATTGATGAAAATAATTTAAATACTAGGTTAACTTTTGAAAGTCGTTCAGATTTTTGGGGCAACATGCTAGTTAGTTTGTTGCCATTTATTTTAATTATTGGTATTTGGATTTTTATCATGCGCCGAATGAGTGGTGGAGCTGGTGGTGGCGCTGGCGGCCAAATATTTAATATAGGTAAATCTAAAGCTAAATTATTTGATGAGAAAAAAGATATAAAAACATCATTTAAAGATGTTGCTGGTCTAGAAGGTGCTAAAGAAGAAGTTCAAGAAATAGTTGATTTTTTAAAGCACCCTGATAAGTATACTAATTTAGGTGGTAAAATACCGAAAGGAGCTCTTTTAGTTGGTCCTCCAGGTACAGGAAAAACCCTGTTGGCTAAAGCCGTGGCTGGCGAAGCTGGCGTGCCATTCTTTTCATTATCGGGTTCAGACTTTGTTGAAATGTTTGTTGGTGTTGGTGCATCTAGGGTACGTGATTTATTTAAACAAGCTAAAGACAAATCACCAGCTATCATATTTATCGACGAAATTGATGCTATCGGTCGCTCACGAGGAAAAAGTAATTTTTCAGGGTCTAATGATGAGCGTGAAAATACATTAAACCAACTTTTAACTGAAATGGATGGTTTTGGCACTAATACAAATGTTATTGTGCTAGCCGCTACCAACCGTGCTGACGTTTTAGATAAAGCTTTGATGCGTGCTGGTAGATTTGATCGACAAATTTATGTTGATTTACCAGACCTTCGTGAACGTAAAGAAATTTTTGATGTTCACTTAAAGCCACTCAAAAAATTAGACAATGAATTAGATACAGATTTCTTAGCTAAACAAACACCTGGGTTTTCTGGTGCCGATATTGCAAACGTTTGTAATGAAGCAGCACTAGTTGCCGCAAGAAAAGGAAATAAATCAGTAGGAAAGCAAGACTTCCTTGATGCCGTTGACCGTATAATTGGGGGATTAGAAAAGAAAAATAAAATAATGACGCTCGATGAGAAAAAAGCAATTGCTTATCACGAGGCTGGTCATGCTACTGTTAGCTGGATGCTCGAGCATGCAGCTCCACTTGTAAAAGTTACAATTGTTCCAAGAGGACAATCTTTAGGTGCAGCTTGGTATTTACCTGAAGAGCGTTTAATTGTTAGAACTGAACAAATGCTCGATGAAATGTGTGCAACAATGGGTGGTAGAGCTGCCGAAAAGGTAATATTTAATAAAATTTCAACTGGTGCATTAAGCGATCTAGAGAAGGTAACCAAACAAGCTAAAGCTATGGTAACCATATATGGATTGAACGATAAAGTCGGAAATTTAACTTATTACGACTCATCTGGTCAATCTGAATACAATTTCACTAAGCCTTATTCTGATAAGACATCTGAGTTAATTGACGAAGAGATTTCAAATATCATTGAAACACAATATCAAAGAGCTATCCAGATTTTAAATGAAAATAAGGATAAACTTATTGAGTTGGCTGAAATTTTATTAGACAAAGAAGTGATTTTTAAAGATGATTTAGAGAAAATATTCGGTGAACGACCATTTAAAAAACCTGAAATGGTTAAAAATGGTAAACAAACAGCTCCTGAAATCAAAGAAGACTTATCTAAATCTGAAGGTGATGATAATTCTAAGTCTGATGATTCAAAAAATGAAAACTCAGACATGGAAGTTGAAAAAAACAATTCAGTTACAAAAGATTCAAACCAAGAAGAATCTACAAACAAAAAATAG
- a CDS encoding LUD domain-containing protein — protein MNIFKKLFKFKESSQESDNEASKFMPETKLPIDDMFLNNFKKNGGKFLYCENEEELQDTFHNILSENNWINKPCYYYSNETAKRFEAHDVEFSKDNSADFFISNCEYLIGNTGAILISSKQIGDKKLEDLPYHFIVTATTSQLIETIGEGLTRLKSKYKNSIPSNITTLKTFEKDNSDKSDFLSYGSTTKNLYLLLLEDL, from the coding sequence ATGAACATCTTTAAAAAGCTTTTTAAGTTTAAAGAATCAAGTCAGGAGTCTGATAATGAAGCAAGCAAGTTTATGCCTGAAACTAAGCTTCCTATAGATGACATGTTTTTAAATAATTTTAAAAAAAACGGTGGCAAGTTTTTATATTGTGAAAACGAAGAAGAGCTACAAGATACATTTCATAACATATTATCTGAAAATAACTGGATAAACAAGCCTTGTTACTATTATTCAAATGAAACTGCAAAGCGTTTTGAAGCCCATGATGTGGAATTTAGCAAAGATAATTCAGCTGATTTTTTTATTTCAAATTGTGAATACCTAATAGGCAATACAGGTGCAATTTTAATAAGTTCTAAACAAATCGGAGATAAAAAGCTTGAAGATTTGCCTTATCACTTTATAGTAACAGCAACAACAAGCCAACTTATTGAAACTATTGGAGAAGGTTTAACTAGGTTAAAATCAAAATATAAAAACAGCATACCGAGTAATATTACGACTTTAAAAACTTTTGAAAAAGATAATAGTGATAAGTCGGACTTTTTAAGTTATGGAAGTACAACAAAAAACCTATATTTGTTGCTGCTTGAAGATTTATAA
- a CDS encoding phosphatidylserine decarboxylase family protein, with translation MFHKEGHKILIFTLFICIALNLAASLAFQNVIIHYVVFAVTIVVFFLIAQFFRNPTRIVKQNNHHILSPVDGKVVAIEEVVEPEYAQKSMRLISVFMSPINVHVTRYPIGGEVVYSKYHKGKYLVAWHPKSSELNERTTVVIKTENFGEVLYRQIAGALARRIVNYATPNTKVQQGTDSGFIKFGSRVDVYIPLDAEINVKIGDVVKGAKSVLAKSQNND, from the coding sequence ATGTTTCATAAGGAAGGTCATAAAATATTAATTTTTACATTATTTATTTGCATTGCTTTAAACTTAGCAGCAAGTTTAGCTTTTCAAAACGTAATTATTCATTATGTTGTATTTGCTGTTACTATAGTAGTATTTTTTCTGATTGCTCAGTTTTTTAGAAATCCAACTCGGATAGTTAAGCAAAATAATCACCATATTTTATCACCGGTAGATGGTAAGGTAGTTGCCATTGAAGAAGTTGTAGAACCTGAATATGCTCAGAAATCAATGCGTTTAATTTCCGTATTTATGTCGCCCATAAATGTTCATGTCACGCGATACCCGATTGGAGGTGAAGTAGTTTACAGTAAATATCACAAAGGAAAATATTTAGTAGCTTGGCATCCAAAATCGAGCGAACTAAACGAGCGTACAACGGTTGTCATAAAAACTGAAAATTTTGGTGAAGTGTTATACCGCCAAATTGCTGGAGCACTGGCAAGGCGTATTGTAAACTATGCTACGCCTAACACAAAAGTTCAACAAGGTACAGATAGTGGATTTATTAAATTTGGATCGCGTGTGGATGTATACATACCATTAGACGCAGAAATAAACGTTAAAATCGGTGACGTTGTTAAGGGCGCTAAATCAGTACTTGCAAAAAGCCAGAATAATGACTAA
- a CDS encoding DUF1573 domain-containing protein — MVIRSFIFFILLGFNIISAQNKGELKFENTSYDFGKIAYNSEAKAIFNFKNISKFPVNIKRVSSTCGCTVPKEPKSPINPGESSEIIVIYDSTRVGPIRKTLTVYSDAVNAMITLKIIGEVLPKQ, encoded by the coding sequence ATGGTAATTAGATCGTTTATTTTTTTTATTCTACTAGGTTTTAATATTATCTCAGCACAGAATAAAGGCGAATTAAAATTTGAAAATACCAGTTATGATTTTGGGAAAATTGCCTACAACAGTGAGGCAAAAGCAATTTTTAATTTTAAAAATATCAGTAAGTTTCCTGTTAATATTAAACGAGTATCTTCAACTTGTGGATGTACTGTTCCAAAAGAACCTAAGAGCCCAATTAATCCTGGAGAATCTTCAGAAATTATTGTGATATATGACTCTACTAGAGTTGGCCCAATTAGAAAAACTTTAACGGTGTATTCTGACGCAGTAAACGCAATGATTACACTTAAAATTATTGGTGAAGTTTTGCCAAAGCAGTAA
- a CDS encoding aspartyl protease family protein: protein MLLLTLKTNAQFQILDQKRSVKLKFEVFNNLIILKGEINNQPKSFLLDTGVNKTVIFNSLSPQIDTTNFKKIKVRSLGNEKSVEAYLINATVKFKSFVNPNANLYYITNKDWQLSNKLGIDIDGIIGYDFFKNHMVKIDYNRRIIRLYNPKKFRRQLRRYHKTSFQINAGKPYLEAQVTTNQRTHKNLNLLIDLGASGSFWLIETDSIQKPAINYFDILGYGLNQPIFGYRSKANSAKIFGTNFKKPYYAFVPKSQINPASFKDGLVGAEILRRFKLFINYPKNKLHTKPNKFIKDNFNYDKSGLILNYAGKTYTTVYRKSPYKNNQNLNKTPYDDLSSEKDTSSSFVSVDNIIIIANIRPNSPASNTDLKIGDRILSINNKAISKYNSQEINQLFSQDGNPEIKLKIQRKNKRFKVKFRLKSIFD from the coding sequence TTGTTATTACTTACGCTCAAGACAAATGCGCAATTTCAAATTTTAGATCAAAAGCGTTCTGTTAAGTTAAAGTTTGAAGTCTTTAATAATCTTATTATCCTGAAAGGGGAAATTAACAACCAGCCTAAGTCGTTTTTACTTGACACAGGTGTTAATAAAACCGTGATTTTTAATAGTCTTTCACCTCAAATTGACACGACAAATTTCAAAAAAATTAAGGTCAGGAGTTTGGGTAATGAAAAATCAGTTGAGGCTTATTTAATAAATGCTACTGTAAAATTTAAGAGCTTTGTAAACCCAAACGCAAATCTATATTACATTACCAATAAAGATTGGCAACTCAGTAATAAATTGGGCATCGACATCGATGGAATTATTGGCTACGATTTTTTTAAAAATCATATGGTGAAAATAGACTATAATAGACGTATTATTAGGCTATATAATCCTAAAAAGTTTAGACGCCAATTAAGGCGTTACCACAAAACTTCTTTTCAAATTAATGCAGGAAAACCTTATTTAGAAGCTCAAGTAACAACAAACCAGAGAACACATAAAAACTTAAATTTATTGATAGATTTAGGTGCAAGTGGCAGTTTTTGGCTAATTGAAACAGATTCAATTCAAAAACCTGCTATTAATTATTTCGATATTTTAGGCTATGGTTTAAATCAACCCATTTTTGGTTATCGCTCTAAAGCAAACTCTGCAAAAATATTTGGCACCAACTTTAAAAAGCCCTATTATGCTTTTGTTCCTAAATCTCAGATAAATCCAGCTAGCTTTAAAGATGGTTTAGTTGGTGCAGAAATTTTAAGACGCTTCAAGCTTTTTATAAACTATCCTAAAAACAAACTACACACAAAACCCAATAAATTTATTAAAGATAACTTTAATTATGATAAAAGTGGGCTCATTTTAAACTATGCAGGAAAAACATATACAACGGTTTATCGCAAATCGCCTTACAAAAATAACCAAAACTTAAACAAAACACCTTATGATGATTTATCAAGTGAGAAAGACACAAGCTCATCATTTGTAAGCGTAGATAATATCATCATTATTGCTAACATAAGACCGAATTCACCAGCTTCAAATACAGATTTAAAAATAGGCGATCGAATACTTAGCATCAATAATAAAGCTATAAGTAAGTATAATTCACAAGAAATTAATCAATTATTTAGTCAAGATGGAAATCCTGAAATCAAGCTTAAAATTCAAAGAAAAAATAAACGTTTTAAAGTAAAATTTCGTTTAAAATCTATATTCGATTAA
- a CDS encoding acyl-CoA-binding protein, with amino-acid sequence MTNQTINQLNSEDLHELFLKAYRAVSQTDYKFKQDTLLYFYAYYKKATSDADSMQITSVPVKGKSGEELVNAFKANALFQAKSVTKKEAKRKYILLAYKYIDF; translated from the coding sequence ATGACTAACCAAACCATTAATCAGCTTAACTCTGAAGATTTACATGAGCTTTTTTTAAAAGCCTATAGAGCTGTTAGTCAAACAGATTATAAATTTAAGCAAGACACTTTATTGTATTTTTACGCTTATTATAAAAAGGCGACAAGCGATGCAGATTCTATGCAAATAACCAGTGTACCTGTTAAAGGCAAAAGTGGAGAAGAACTTGTTAACGCTTTTAAAGCCAATGCTTTATTTCAAGCTAAAAGCGTTACGAAAAAAGAGGCTAAAAGAAAATATATTTTGTTAGCGTATAAATATATTGATTTTTAA
- a CDS encoding valine--tRNA ligase: MSMSTAYNPKEAEKKWYNYWLENGYFKSVPDEREAYTIVIPPPNVTGVLHMGHMLNNTIQDVLIRKARLNGYNACWVPGTDHASIATEAKVVAKLKAEGKSKHDLSRKEFLNKAWDWTHEYGGKILTQLQSLGASCDWDRTKFTLDKDMYESVIQTFIDLHNKGLIYRGYRMVNWDPEAKTTLSDEEVIYKETQAKLYYINYKIEGLDDQVCIATTRPETIFGDTAICINPNDERFTHLKGKKAIVPIIGRSIPIIEDDYVDIEFGTGCLKITPAHDENDKIIGDKHHLDVIDIFNDDATLNQHGLHYEGQDRFKVRTAFTNELKEAGHLQKVEDYTNKVGLSERTKAVIEPKLSDQWFLKMKDLAQPALNAVLKTKEINLFPSKFENTYKHWLENVRDWNISRQLWWGHQIPAFYYNDKGDYVVAKTKAEALELAKKQSNNNQLTEANLKQDEDVLDTWFSSWLWPISVFNGINNPNNKEFNYYYPTKDLVTGPDILFFWVARMIMAGYEYTDKKPFENIYLTGLVRDKKGQKMSKSLGNSPDALKLIDEYSADGVRVGLLLSSAAGNDLLFDKALCQQGKGFGNKIYNAFKLINSWEIDPDLQQPEHSKLALKWYTSKFAKSLQLIEDHFSKYRISDALMTSYKLVWDDFCSWLLEIIKPAYQQPIDAITYHRIIELFENNLKILHPFMPFITEDLWHQIKERTKDEALIISEWPSAEAVDQKLLDGFLFSSEVISNIRNIRKQKNIPFKTSINLSVINSEQADKQFDSIINKMGNIDQLTYVDSKIDNTISFRVKTNEYFIPIQGTIDVEAERKKLTDELNYLKGFLKSVDKKLSNKRFVDNAPEKVVAIEQQKKADAEAKIETVKKSLESL; encoded by the coding sequence ATAAGCATGAGTACAGCATATAATCCCAAAGAAGCAGAAAAAAAATGGTATAACTACTGGTTAGAAAATGGCTATTTTAAATCCGTTCCTGATGAACGCGAGGCTTATACCATTGTTATTCCACCGCCTAATGTAACAGGCGTTTTGCACATGGGCCACATGCTAAATAACACCATTCAAGATGTGCTTATTAGAAAAGCCCGTCTTAATGGTTACAATGCTTGCTGGGTTCCCGGAACTGATCATGCCTCAATTGCAACCGAAGCGAAAGTTGTTGCCAAATTAAAAGCAGAAGGTAAATCTAAACATGATTTATCCAGAAAAGAATTTTTAAATAAAGCTTGGGATTGGACGCATGAGTACGGTGGTAAAATATTAACACAATTACAAAGTTTAGGAGCTTCTTGTGATTGGGACCGCACCAAATTTACGCTTGACAAAGACATGTATGAATCTGTAATTCAAACATTTATAGATCTACATAATAAAGGCCTAATTTATCGTGGATACAGAATGGTAAATTGGGATCCTGAAGCCAAAACAACACTTTCAGACGAAGAGGTTATTTATAAAGAAACACAAGCCAAACTGTATTATATCAATTACAAAATTGAAGGCTTAGATGATCAAGTTTGCATTGCAACAACAAGACCAGAAACTATTTTTGGTGATACAGCTATATGCATTAACCCAAACGACGAACGCTTTACGCATTTAAAAGGCAAAAAAGCCATTGTTCCTATAATTGGAAGAAGCATACCAATTATTGAAGATGATTATGTTGATATTGAATTTGGGACAGGTTGCTTAAAAATTACACCAGCACATGATGAAAATGATAAAATCATTGGCGACAAACATCATTTAGATGTCATTGATATCTTTAATGATGATGCAACACTTAACCAACACGGTTTACATTATGAAGGTCAGGATCGCTTTAAAGTAAGAACCGCATTTACAAATGAATTAAAAGAAGCTGGACACCTCCAAAAAGTTGAAGATTATACTAATAAAGTTGGGCTTTCAGAACGTACAAAAGCCGTAATAGAACCAAAGCTTTCAGATCAATGGTTTTTGAAAATGAAAGATTTGGCACAACCAGCACTTAACGCTGTTCTAAAAACAAAAGAAATCAACCTCTTTCCTAGTAAATTTGAAAATACTTATAAACATTGGCTAGAAAATGTGAGAGACTGGAACATCTCTCGACAATTATGGTGGGGACATCAAATACCAGCATTCTATTACAACGACAAAGGTGATTATGTTGTTGCAAAAACAAAAGCTGAAGCTTTAGAGTTAGCTAAAAAACAATCTAACAACAACCAGCTAACTGAGGCTAATCTTAAACAAGATGAAGATGTTTTAGACACTTGGTTTTCATCATGGTTATGGCCAATTTCTGTATTTAATGGAATAAACAACCCTAACAATAAGGAATTTAATTACTATTATCCAACAAAAGATTTAGTTACTGGACCAGATATTTTATTCTTCTGGGTAGCTAGAATGATTATGGCTGGTTACGAGTATACCGACAAAAAGCCCTTTGAAAACATTTATCTCACAGGCTTAGTGCGTGATAAAAAAGGCCAGAAAATGTCGAAGTCTTTAGGAAACTCTCCGGATGCCCTAAAACTGATTGACGAATACAGTGCCGATGGTGTACGCGTAGGTCTACTATTAAGTAGTGCCGCAGGTAACGATTTATTGTTTGATAAAGCGCTTTGCCAACAAGGAAAAGGATTTGGAAATAAAATTTATAACGCATTTAAACTCATCAATTCGTGGGAAATAGATCCGGACTTACAACAACCTGAGCACTCAAAACTTGCATTAAAATGGTATACTTCAAAATTTGCAAAAAGCCTTCAACTAATTGAAGATCATTTTAGTAAGTATAGAATTTCTGATGCTTTAATGACGAGTTATAAATTGGTGTGGGACGATTTCTGTTCATGGCTATTAGAAATTATAAAACCAGCCTATCAACAACCTATCGATGCTATAACTTATCACCGTATTATTGAGCTTTTTGAAAATAATTTAAAAATTTTACACCCATTTATGCCATTTATTACAGAAGATTTATGGCATCAAATCAAAGAAAGAACAAAAGATGAAGCTTTAATTATTAGCGAGTGGCCTTCAGCCGAAGCAGTCGACCAAAAGCTTTTAGACGGTTTTTTATTTTCTTCAGAAGTAATTTCGAATATTAGAAACATACGTAAACAAAAAAATATTCCATTTAAAACCTCTATTAACCTGTCGGTCATTAATTCTGAACAAGCCGATAAGCAGTTTGATAGTATTATTAATAAAATGGGAAATATTGATCAGCTTACCTATGTTGACTCTAAAATTGACAATACCATCAGTTTTCGAGTAAAAACAAATGAATATTTTATCCCTATACAGGGCACAATTGATGTTGAAGCAGAAAGAAAAAAATTAACTGACGAACTAAACTACTTAAAAGGATTTTTAAAATCAGTTGATAAGAAATTATCAAATAAACGCTTTGTAGATAATGCCCCTGAAAAAGTTGTTGCTATTGAACAACAAAAAAAGGCTGATGCAGAAGCCAAAATTGAAACGGTAAAAAAGAGCTTGGAAAGTCTATAA